Proteins from a genomic interval of Actinoalloteichus hymeniacidonis:
- a CDS encoding type I restriction endonuclease subunit R: protein MDDRLRDLAKGSPNFAVLYQHQPLLAVYGALAEATVFSNPNASLVQAGQFGEVLAEELITRIGIRVDGDRQIDRLAALVREGVLVSGIREDFDRLRRDRNVAAHRHLFDTTRALSAVRVCYKLGLWFHDATEGRRTVAEFVPPTDPAPGAHVTDPAELAELREALGFHRKALTDARTRLAESSTALEAERRARAEAENLIASADANKSRLLRQIEQLTTQVEALRTEQEAEYDAARRAPRKVDTVRRDAIISRAQRPAPLNEVQARTAIDKMLHAAGWAVQDRDRVNPRAAHGVAVREFGLATGRADYVLYVDGRIVGVIEAKREGDPLSSAVEQNDRYAAGVLKEHRLAVWREDEPFAFRYATTGTETYFINRLDPDARSRVVFWFHRPETIAAWMRRADESPATPTLRAALRTLPVLEENGLRLAQVDAITGLEDSLAKDRMRGLIQMATGAGKTFTAVAQTYRLLKHAGARRVLFLVDRNNLGKQAYDEFCKFTTPDDGRKLSDLYNINRLGPAGLQDTSSVVICTIQRMYSLLRGETLPDDETDAASTDQDTYETDQPIEVDYNEEVPIESFDLIVVDECHRSIFGLWRGVLEYFDAHMVGLTATPTVQALGFFGRNLVSEYTYPQAVGDGVNVDFDVVRMRTDLREAGGATIDAGTTVRVKDRKTRRQRYQELDDDFSYTTGQIGRSVVTVDEIRAVLVAYRDNWRRWFPGRSELPKTLIFAVGEDHAEDVLAQVKEVFSRGDDFAKKITYKSRQAGENPDDLIRALRTSPRLRVAITVDMIATGTDVKALECVIFLRDVRSAVLFEQMKGRGARTIDPTELQEVTPDADDSVRKTRFVLVDAVGVTESSLVDAKPLVPAGERQISLAKLLDKAGTASINVSEAEILAGRLARLNQQLTDEERDQLTKAAHGRTLSQIAGAIVTAADPDRQDRAQAEGGPAAARKLIEDAVAPLTKNPELRRHIIEIRRDKDYVFDEFTAVEVTEVAEIPREERAREQIDRWSRLLREERDRIAAVDLAVASPRSVSPGQAYDALKELAAEIRRPQYAWTPQVLWAYYEDLGASVAAGNRDADVPDLISLIRYELGVDQELRPYRASVEERFEAWLLRQQQAGAEFTPEQLWWLRSIRDVVASDVGISPAEFNAEPFKGKGSGLGFQRAFPERDVRSLLSELNRELA from the coding sequence GTGGACGACCGGCTTCGTGATCTTGCAAAGGGCTCACCGAACTTCGCGGTTCTCTACCAGCATCAGCCGTTGTTGGCTGTCTACGGCGCACTCGCCGAGGCCACCGTCTTCAGCAATCCGAATGCCTCGCTCGTTCAGGCCGGTCAGTTCGGCGAAGTGCTCGCTGAGGAACTGATCACCCGGATCGGCATCCGGGTAGACGGAGATCGCCAGATCGACAGGCTGGCGGCATTGGTCAGGGAAGGCGTGCTGGTCAGCGGAATACGGGAGGATTTCGATCGGCTGCGGCGCGATCGCAACGTCGCCGCGCACCGGCATCTCTTCGATACCACGCGGGCCTTGAGCGCGGTACGGGTGTGTTACAAGCTCGGGCTATGGTTCCACGACGCCACCGAGGGCCGTCGGACGGTAGCCGAGTTCGTGCCTCCCACCGATCCAGCGCCGGGTGCACACGTCACGGACCCGGCCGAACTGGCTGAGCTACGCGAAGCCTTGGGGTTCCACCGCAAGGCGTTGACCGACGCTAGAACGCGGCTGGCCGAGTCTTCGACGGCGTTGGAGGCCGAGCGCAGAGCGCGAGCCGAGGCTGAGAACCTGATTGCCAGCGCCGACGCGAACAAGAGTCGGCTGCTCCGGCAGATCGAGCAGTTGACCACGCAGGTCGAAGCGCTGCGCACCGAGCAGGAGGCCGAATACGACGCCGCACGCCGTGCGCCGCGCAAGGTCGACACGGTCCGACGCGATGCGATCATCTCCCGCGCGCAACGGCCCGCACCGCTCAACGAGGTCCAGGCCCGCACAGCTATCGACAAGATGCTCCACGCTGCGGGGTGGGCCGTCCAAGATCGCGATCGGGTCAATCCTCGGGCAGCGCACGGTGTAGCGGTCAGGGAGTTCGGTTTGGCCACCGGGCGCGCAGACTACGTGCTTTACGTCGACGGCAGGATCGTCGGCGTCATCGAGGCCAAGCGGGAGGGCGACCCCCTCTCCAGTGCCGTCGAGCAGAACGACCGTTATGCCGCCGGTGTCCTCAAAGAGCACCGCCTGGCTGTCTGGCGGGAGGACGAACCCTTCGCGTTCCGCTATGCGACGACCGGCACCGAGACCTACTTCATCAACCGTCTCGACCCCGATGCCCGATCTCGGGTGGTGTTCTGGTTCCACCGCCCGGAGACGATCGCCGCATGGATGCGCCGTGCAGACGAGTCGCCCGCAACCCCGACACTGCGGGCAGCGCTACGCACGCTGCCGGTGTTGGAGGAGAACGGCCTGCGCCTGGCCCAGGTGGACGCAATCACCGGCCTGGAGGATTCACTGGCTAAGGACCGGATGCGCGGTCTTATCCAGATGGCGACGGGAGCGGGCAAGACCTTCACCGCAGTAGCCCAGACCTATCGGTTGCTCAAGCACGCCGGGGCACGCCGAGTGCTGTTCCTCGTCGACCGCAACAACCTCGGTAAGCAGGCATACGACGAGTTCTGCAAGTTCACCACGCCCGACGACGGCCGCAAGCTCTCGGATCTCTACAACATCAACCGGCTGGGGCCCGCCGGACTCCAGGACACCTCGTCGGTGGTCATCTGCACCATCCAGCGCATGTACTCGTTACTGCGTGGGGAAACCCTGCCCGACGACGAGACCGATGCCGCCTCGACGGACCAAGACACCTACGAGACCGATCAACCCATCGAGGTCGACTATAACGAAGAGGTTCCGATCGAATCCTTCGACCTGATCGTCGTGGACGAGTGTCACCGCTCCATCTTCGGTCTGTGGCGTGGCGTGCTGGAATACTTCGACGCACACATGGTGGGTTTGACGGCGACCCCGACTGTGCAGGCACTCGGATTCTTCGGCCGCAACCTGGTGTCGGAGTACACCTATCCGCAGGCGGTGGGCGACGGGGTGAACGTCGATTTCGACGTGGTGCGGATGCGGACCGATCTACGGGAGGCAGGCGGGGCCACCATCGACGCCGGGACGACGGTGCGGGTTAAGGACCGCAAGACGCGCCGGCAGCGTTACCAGGAACTCGACGACGACTTCTCTTACACGACCGGGCAGATCGGCCGCTCGGTCGTGACTGTCGACGAGATCAGGGCGGTGCTCGTCGCCTACCGAGACAACTGGCGGCGTTGGTTCCCCGGCCGTAGCGAATTGCCCAAGACCCTGATCTTCGCCGTCGGTGAGGACCACGCCGAGGACGTCTTGGCTCAGGTGAAGGAGGTCTTCAGTCGTGGCGACGACTTCGCGAAGAAGATCACCTACAAGAGCAGGCAGGCAGGCGAGAACCCCGACGATCTGATTCGAGCACTACGAACCTCTCCTCGGCTGCGGGTTGCCATCACGGTCGACATGATCGCCACCGGCACCGACGTCAAGGCCTTGGAATGTGTGATCTTCCTGCGCGATGTGCGCAGTGCGGTGCTGTTCGAGCAGATGAAGGGCCGAGGCGCGCGAACGATCGACCCGACCGAGCTGCAGGAGGTGACTCCCGACGCCGACGACTCGGTACGCAAGACCCGCTTCGTACTAGTGGACGCGGTGGGGGTGACCGAATCATCCCTGGTGGATGCGAAGCCACTGGTACCCGCAGGCGAGCGCCAGATTTCCCTGGCCAAACTGCTGGACAAAGCGGGCACGGCGTCGATCAACGTCAGCGAGGCCGAGATCCTGGCCGGGAGGCTGGCGCGGCTGAACCAACAGCTGACCGACGAGGAACGCGATCAGCTCACCAAGGCGGCACACGGCCGGACCCTCTCCCAGATCGCAGGCGCCATCGTGACGGCGGCCGACCCGGACCGGCAGGACCGAGCCCAGGCCGAGGGCGGCCCGGCGGCGGCACGCAAGCTGATCGAAGACGCCGTCGCGCCGCTCACGAAAAACCCGGAGCTGCGACGGCACATCATCGAGATCCGCCGGGACAAGGACTACGTGTTCGACGAGTTCACCGCCGTCGAGGTGACCGAGGTCGCGGAGATCCCACGCGAGGAGCGGGCCAGGGAACAGATCGACCGGTGGAGTCGGCTGCTGCGTGAGGAACGCGACCGCATCGCCGCCGTCGACCTCGCGGTGGCAAGCCCGCGATCGGTCTCGCCGGGCCAGGCCTATGACGCGCTCAAAGAGCTGGCAGCCGAGATCCGCCGCCCGCAGTATGCGTGGACGCCGCAGGTGTTGTGGGCGTACTACGAGGATTTGGGCGCCTCGGTGGCCGCCGGTAATCGGGATGCTGACGTGCCCGACCTGATCTCGCTGATCCGCTACGAATTGGGCGTCGACCAGGAGCTGCGGCCCTACCGGGCGAGTGTCGAGGAGCGGTTCGAGGCCTGGTTGCTGCGGCAACAGCAGGCCGGGGCCGAGTTCACCCCCGAGCAGCTGTGGTGGCTACGCTCCATCCGGGATGTGGTGGCCAGCGACGTCGGGATCAGCCCGGCCGAGTTCAACGCCGAGCCGTTCAAGGGCAAGGGTTCCGGCCTCGGGTTCCAACGCGCGTTCCCGGAGCGGGATGTGCGGTCGTTGTTGAGTGAGTTGAATCGAGAGTTGGCTTGA
- a CDS encoding acyltransferase family protein: MRPPRPAPRREPTEQPQRPPPRPRRIPPPSPAEATVRLPKTQPAAEQPPSDEPENETVVIPAVVGDRPAAAPKRPGRIVFIDIVRAVAALWVFYGHVDILFLQEEVGYTWFTSSFNYFVGPPLHLAEEGIGAAAVPLFFLVSGFIITPIALKMGGGRFMTNRLMRLYPPLIAAVSIAVIFAAFGLSPLILRSLPDITVGTVLSNMTLINFFQRPLGAFVGVAWTLAVELLFCILLAAMLPLLRRWIWAALAVEIVIIVGLILLGDLLGGTFGVFASELPYLLAPIMGQAIWAGWNEKIPGWLAGSYLAVCWGLYVWTSHLDLADDYVLRPAPMAFGLLIMLVGVGMESRLRQRAIWTWLSDRSFSLYLMHAVVAFPVMRGLVNVVPLWLTLLLGVAATVLAVELCFRFVENPSHNLARKLSRRAKKT; the protein is encoded by the coding sequence GTGCGTCCGCCGCGACCCGCCCCGCGTCGCGAGCCCACCGAACAACCGCAACGGCCGCCGCCCCGACCCCGTCGGATACCGCCGCCGAGCCCGGCCGAGGCGACCGTCCGACTGCCCAAGACCCAACCGGCCGCCGAGCAGCCGCCCTCGGACGAACCCGAGAACGAGACCGTCGTCATCCCGGCGGTGGTCGGCGACCGTCCTGCGGCGGCGCCCAAACGGCCCGGCCGGATCGTCTTCATCGACATCGTGCGCGCCGTCGCCGCCTTATGGGTCTTCTACGGCCACGTCGACATCCTCTTCCTGCAAGAAGAGGTCGGCTACACCTGGTTCACCTCCAGCTTCAACTACTTCGTCGGCCCGCCGCTGCACCTCGCGGAAGAGGGCATCGGTGCGGCAGCCGTGCCACTGTTCTTCCTGGTCAGCGGGTTCATCATCACGCCCATCGCCCTGAAGATGGGTGGCGGACGGTTCATGACCAACCGGCTGATGCGGCTGTATCCGCCGCTGATCGCCGCCGTGTCGATCGCCGTGATCTTCGCCGCGTTCGGACTGTCGCCCCTGATCCTGCGCAGTCTCCCCGACATCACCGTGGGGACCGTCCTCAGCAACATGACATTGATCAACTTCTTCCAACGTCCGCTGGGTGCGTTCGTCGGGGTCGCCTGGACGTTGGCCGTCGAACTGCTCTTCTGCATCCTGCTGGCGGCGATGCTGCCGCTGCTGCGCCGCTGGATCTGGGCGGCGCTCGCGGTGGAGATCGTGATCATCGTCGGACTGATCCTGCTCGGCGACCTGCTCGGCGGCACCTTCGGCGTCTTCGCCTCCGAGCTGCCGTACCTGCTGGCGCCGATCATGGGCCAGGCCATCTGGGCGGGATGGAACGAGAAGATCCCCGGCTGGCTGGCGGGCTCCTATCTCGCGGTGTGCTGGGGCCTCTACGTGTGGACCTCGCACCTGGATCTGGCCGACGACTATGTGCTGCGGCCCGCGCCGATGGCCTTCGGCCTGCTGATCATGCTGGTCGGAGTGGGCATGGAATCCCGGCTCCGACAGCGCGCGATCTGGACGTGGTTGTCCGATCGAAGTTTCTCGCTCTATCTGATGCACGCCGTGGTGGCGTTCCCCGTGATGCGTGGCCTGGTCAACGTGGTGCCGCTGTGGCTGACCCTGTTGTTGGGCGTGGCGGCCACGGTGCTGGCCGTCGAACTGTGCTTCCGCTTCGTGGAGAACCCGAGCCACAACCTGGCCCGCAAGCTCTCCCGAAGAGCGAAGAAGACCTAG
- a CDS encoding DUF6973 domain-containing protein, translated as MTASEARMLEDIGVLGAKDAYDIYRTALHDAENVFDGAGSTDGHSDAFRHAYWNAMLANRFGQDWAAEYATAHERVPDNPASSQSMDLHNNEVGRQIAAAHPDAGPEELAELIEQAVYDGDLIVVETDGRLTHSDNVEIGQSGTADDLPHVGGPDPGDPSYGENTSGGYNPGGDGENYGTYGN; from the coding sequence ATGACAGCAAGCGAGGCCCGAATGCTGGAGGATATCGGCGTACTGGGTGCTAAAGATGCCTACGACATCTATCGGACGGCGCTGCACGACGCTGAGAACGTGTTCGACGGCGCAGGCTCCACCGATGGGCACTCGGACGCGTTCCGGCACGCGTACTGGAATGCCATGCTGGCCAATCGGTTCGGCCAAGACTGGGCCGCCGAGTATGCGACCGCCCATGAACGTGTCCCCGACAATCCGGCCAGCTCTCAATCGATGGATCTGCACAACAACGAAGTCGGCAGGCAGATTGCCGCCGCGCATCCCGATGCCGGTCCGGAGGAGTTGGCCGAGTTGATCGAGCAGGCCGTGTACGACGGGGATCTAATCGTGGTCGAGACCGATGGCAGGCTCACCCACAGCGACAACGTGGAGATCGGACAGAGCGGTACCGCCGATGATCTCCCGCATGTCGGTGGGCCTGATCCCGGCGATCCCAGCTACGGGGAGAACACCTCCGGCGGCTACAACCCTGGCGGCGACGGCGAGAACTACGGGACCTATGGCAACTGA